One stretch of Lacimicrobium alkaliphilum DNA includes these proteins:
- a CDS encoding DUF1285 domain-containing protein yields the protein MKLEQLQTQLAAQQDKLPPVEKWDPPYCGEIDLTIKHDGSWHYMGSPIGRQPLVRLFAGVLKKEQDDYFLVTPVEKVAIRVEDVPFIITNWKSQEGKLVFTSNTGDSFIVSEEHPVLLQKDRVSGDLLPYALVRRNLYGRLHQNLFYQLVDQGKPQQQQGETHLMLQSGNYQFSLGLL from the coding sequence ATGAAACTCGAACAACTACAGACTCAACTGGCGGCACAACAGGATAAGTTGCCGCCGGTGGAGAAATGGGACCCGCCCTATTGCGGAGAGATAGATCTCACCATTAAGCACGACGGCAGCTGGCACTATATGGGATCGCCCATAGGCCGGCAGCCGCTGGTCCGGCTGTTTGCCGGGGTACTGAAAAAAGAGCAGGATGACTATTTCCTCGTCACGCCGGTGGAGAAAGTCGCCATCAGAGTAGAAGATGTACCTTTTATTATCACCAACTGGAAGAGCCAGGAGGGTAAGTTAGTATTCACTTCAAATACTGGTGATAGCTTTATTGTCAGTGAAGAGCATCCCGTGCTCCTGCAAAAGGACAGGGTGAGTGGTGATCTGTTGCCCTATGCTCTGGTCAGAAGAAACCTCTATGGCCGCTTGCATCAAAACCTTTTTTACCAGTTGGTGGACCAGGGAAAACCGCAGCAACAGCAAGGAGAAACTCATCTGATGCTGCAAAGTGGTAATTATCAGTTTAGCCTCGGCCTGCTCTAG
- a CDS encoding methyl-accepting chemotaxis protein produces MRRNQSVINEEVQFSDQEELVSTTDLRGIVTYANDAFCRVAGYDRDELLGKNHNLVRHPDMPKQAFKDLWDKLNQGQAWRGMVKNRCKDGRYYWVDAYVTPVYQNNDKVGYQSVRVKPQRDMVQRAEQAYQAINSGKFKAGEFAVNQKYLLSAVVTLLSSALIFWFGGLWSGLLSLALVAALSGIFWPEIIKFPVQAETLRLKYDSISRFVYSGKGSPGVFDFHLGLGKARLRTVLGRMQDASGSLVGVATQTSHSAHTTAEGIEQQKFEVQQIATAITQMAATSQEIARNTVETSGKVRNANDLCAGAKDSVLKSKGKVSSLAEVVDRAASSANQLVEEADKVANVMGEIEAIADQTNLLALNAAIEAARAGESGRGFSVVADEVRALSTRTQTSTANIHTSLQNMRNTLQQWVGSMEQSREQAMECVSDATDSAAAMEEIYQVMAEISDYSAQIATASEQQEKVCEEVSRNIGNITQVADDNTQVAQGMEQSSEELRANIDKIAAMIKTFGD; encoded by the coding sequence ATGCGTCGTAACCAGTCCGTGATTAACGAAGAAGTACAATTTTCAGACCAGGAAGAGTTGGTCTCTACCACTGATTTGCGTGGCATTGTTACCTATGCCAACGATGCCTTTTGCAGGGTCGCCGGGTATGACAGGGACGAACTGTTGGGCAAGAATCATAATCTGGTACGTCATCCGGATATGCCTAAGCAGGCCTTTAAGGATCTTTGGGATAAGCTTAATCAGGGCCAGGCCTGGCGGGGTATGGTTAAAAACCGTTGTAAGGATGGGCGGTACTATTGGGTTGATGCTTACGTGACTCCGGTTTACCAGAATAATGACAAGGTTGGCTATCAGTCGGTACGGGTCAAGCCGCAAAGGGATATGGTGCAACGGGCTGAGCAGGCCTATCAGGCTATTAACAGCGGCAAGTTTAAGGCCGGCGAATTTGCAGTAAATCAGAAATACCTGCTATCCGCTGTCGTAACCTTACTATCATCAGCATTGATCTTCTGGTTTGGCGGGCTGTGGAGTGGTTTGCTGAGTCTGGCGCTGGTGGCTGCGCTGAGCGGGATATTCTGGCCAGAGATTATCAAATTTCCGGTGCAGGCTGAGACACTCAGACTGAAATACGACAGTATCAGCCGGTTTGTCTACAGTGGTAAGGGCAGCCCCGGTGTGTTTGATTTCCATCTGGGCCTCGGCAAGGCGAGGTTGCGCACAGTGCTCGGTCGTATGCAGGACGCTTCAGGCAGCCTGGTGGGTGTGGCAACACAAACCAGCCACTCTGCCCATACTACTGCCGAGGGTATAGAACAGCAGAAATTCGAGGTGCAGCAGATTGCTACGGCTATTACGCAAATGGCGGCCACCAGTCAGGAAATCGCCAGAAATACCGTAGAGACCTCCGGCAAAGTCAGAAATGCCAACGATCTCTGTGCCGGAGCCAAAGACAGTGTACTCAAGAGCAAGGGTAAAGTGTCCAGTCTGGCGGAGGTTGTAGATCGGGCCGCCAGTTCTGCTAACCAGTTGGTTGAAGAAGCAGACAAGGTGGCTAATGTAATGGGCGAAATTGAAGCCATTGCCGATCAGACTAACCTGTTGGCACTCAATGCTGCCATTGAGGCGGCGCGGGCCGGTGAGAGTGGCCGCGGCTTCTCAGTGGTGGCTGATGAGGTGCGGGCCCTGTCTACCCGAACTCAGACCTCTACCGCAAATATTCATACCAGTTTGCAGAATATGCGCAATACTTTGCAGCAGTGGGTTGGCAGCATGGAGCAAAGCAGAGAGCAGGCCATGGAGTGTGTGAGTGATGCTACAGATTCTGCCGCCGCCATGGAAGAGATCTATCAGGTTATGGCTGAAATCTCAGATTATTCAGCACAGATTGCAACGGCGTCGGAGCAGCAGGAAAAAGTCTGTGAGGAAGTCAGCCGCAATATCGGCAATATCACCCAGGTTGCCGATGACAATACACAGGTGGCACAGGGAATGGAACAAAGCTCAGAGGAGCTGCGCGCCAATATCGATAAGATTGCAGCGATGATAAAAACTTTTGGTGATTAG
- the can gene encoding carbonate dehydratase: MPVIKELFEKNRQWAERTVESEPDFFKKLSEQQTPEYLWIGCADSRVPANQLLDLLPGDIFVHRNVANLVIHTDLNCLSVLQYAVEVLKVKHVIVCGHYGCGGVEAALANRQLGLIDNWLAHIQDIATYHWQDLEPLSQEERVQKLCELNVLEQARNIKRTSIVRDALAKGQDLRIHSWIYSLRNGRLTDVEAKYRDAEQQQR; encoded by the coding sequence ATGCCTGTAATCAAAGAATTGTTTGAAAAAAACCGCCAGTGGGCCGAGCGTACTGTCGAGTCTGAGCCGGATTTTTTTAAGAAACTGTCCGAGCAGCAAACTCCGGAATATCTGTGGATAGGTTGCGCCGATAGCAGAGTGCCGGCAAATCAGTTGCTGGACTTGTTGCCGGGCGATATTTTTGTGCATCGCAATGTGGCTAATCTGGTGATCCATACGGATCTGAATTGTCTGTCGGTACTCCAATACGCGGTGGAAGTGCTCAAGGTGAAGCATGTGATTGTCTGCGGCCATTATGGTTGTGGCGGTGTTGAGGCGGCGCTGGCAAACAGGCAACTGGGGCTGATCGACAACTGGCTGGCCCACATTCAGGATATTGCTACCTATCATTGGCAGGACCTCGAGCCTCTGTCCCAGGAAGAGCGGGTACAGAAACTTTGTGAACTGAATGTGCTGGAGCAGGCGCGCAATATAAAACGGACTTCTATCGTCCGTGATGCCCTGGCAAAAGGCCAGGACCTGCGCATTCACAGCTGGATATACAGCCTGCGCAATGGACGGCTGACTGATGTGGAAGCCAAGTACCGCGATGCTGAGCAGCAGCAACGCTGA
- a CDS encoding DUF3014 domain-containing protein: MTEHETQEKKSLLPHFAIAGLVIILLVALFLWPEDETPEPEPVTPVQEQQPEPAFEPEPEPEPEPEPMPQEPDPMPEPQPEPEPEPEPLDISDAAIKTAIAETGVYEAMARLIVDEDLLRRFVVFSANLADQKLAPNHQVLKPPVQEFRVYRQAGKEWIDAASYKRYTPYVEAMEKMDTEQMIAIYEDYKPAIREIFAEIGDSSEDFDNVLTDAIDHLLDTPEVPMPVEVTTESVMYKYKDERLESLSAPQKQLLRTGPENMRLIKAKLREFRDVLNER; encoded by the coding sequence ATGACAGAACATGAGACTCAAGAAAAGAAATCCCTGCTTCCCCATTTCGCTATCGCAGGGCTGGTAATCATTCTGCTGGTTGCGCTGTTTCTCTGGCCGGAGGATGAAACACCAGAACCAGAGCCAGTGACTCCCGTGCAGGAGCAACAGCCCGAGCCCGCTTTTGAACCAGAGCCGGAACCCGAACCTGAGCCTGAGCCGATGCCTCAGGAGCCTGACCCCATGCCAGAACCGCAACCTGAGCCAGAGCCGGAGCCTGAGCCACTGGATATCAGCGATGCTGCGATCAAAACAGCCATTGCCGAAACCGGCGTCTATGAGGCCATGGCCAGACTGATTGTGGATGAAGATCTGTTGCGCCGCTTTGTGGTTTTCAGTGCCAACCTTGCCGACCAGAAGCTGGCCCCCAATCACCAGGTATTGAAACCGCCGGTACAGGAATTCAGGGTCTATCGTCAAGCCGGCAAGGAATGGATCGATGCCGCCAGCTACAAGCGTTATACACCCTATGTGGAAGCCATGGAGAAGATGGACACAGAACAGATGATCGCCATCTATGAGGACTATAAACCTGCCATCAGAGAAATTTTTGCCGAGATCGGCGACAGCTCTGAAGATTTTGACAATGTTCTGACCGATGCCATTGATCATCTGCTGGATACTCCCGAAGTACCGATGCCCGTAGAGGTAACAACGGAAAGCGTGATGTATAAGTATAAGGATGAACGTTTAGAGTCACTCTCTGCGCCACAGAAGCAACTGCTGCGTACCGGGCCTGAAAATATGCGCCTGATCAAAGCCAAACTCAGAGAGTTTCGGGACGTGCTTAACGAGCGATGA
- a CDS encoding DUF6482 family protein, with amino-acid sequence MNFQLESLLRNKPVIEYVGVLSFEMSVYLVQISVDGQRGLVYANDSKPKKFSSLGQIRDLFTDFKVGQAELVHQSAYGEMIGSDEESDNTMRLPIRLGADCSL; translated from the coding sequence ATGAACTTTCAGCTGGAGTCTTTACTCAGGAATAAACCGGTCATTGAATATGTCGGGGTGTTATCCTTTGAAATGAGTGTCTATCTGGTGCAAATTTCGGTCGATGGTCAGCGGGGGCTGGTCTATGCTAATGACAGCAAACCGAAGAAATTTTCCAGTCTGGGTCAGATTCGGGATCTGTTCACAGATTTTAAGGTCGGTCAGGCTGAGTTGGTTCATCAGTCCGCTTATGGCGAGATGATTGGCTCTGATGAAGAGTCTGACAACACCATGAGGTTGCCGATTCGATTGGGGGCAGATTGTTCACTGTAA
- the proB gene encoding glutamate 5-kinase, whose protein sequence is MSEFSWQRAVIKVGSALISPDGHQCSAKYLLAIARFITESREQGKQVIIVSSGSVAAGRSVIAHKTHPSIAEKQAMAAVGQMQMMENWSRFFDFPCAQVLLTYDDFHDRSRYVNIKNTVRELLNNNVLPIVNENDTTSVDVLKVGDNDNLAAYAAMVAEADTLIICSDIDGLYDADPRINPQAKLIPVVNNIDGSIYELAGGPGSKVGTGGMRTKIEAADKCAESGIQTLIVNGSKGEVFDALLDSRIPGTRFVPAKTPDTAKEQWLKHTLIATGRIEVDQGAKKALIQTGASLLPVGITGVEGDFTAGDAVEICHNNVPFAKGVALYSAADLNAIKGLYSEDFENVIGYSSGEAAVHRDDLALL, encoded by the coding sequence ATGTCTGAATTTAGCTGGCAGCGGGCCGTAATTAAAGTAGGTAGTGCACTGATATCACCAGATGGACATCAGTGCAGTGCCAAGTACTTGCTGGCCATCGCCAGGTTCATCACCGAAAGCCGCGAGCAGGGTAAACAGGTTATTATTGTGTCTTCAGGCAGTGTGGCTGCCGGTCGCAGTGTTATTGCCCATAAGACCCACCCCTCTATTGCAGAGAAGCAGGCCATGGCCGCGGTGGGGCAAATGCAGATGATGGAGAACTGGTCTCGCTTTTTTGACTTTCCCTGTGCTCAGGTACTGCTGACCTATGATGATTTCCATGACAGATCCCGTTATGTGAATATCAAAAATACAGTTAGAGAACTGCTGAACAATAATGTCTTGCCTATCGTTAACGAAAACGACACCACATCTGTAGATGTACTTAAAGTTGGCGACAATGACAACCTGGCGGCTTATGCCGCTATGGTGGCTGAAGCGGACACGCTGATTATCTGTTCAGACATTGACGGCCTGTACGATGCTGATCCAAGGATTAATCCACAGGCCAAGTTGATCCCGGTGGTCAACAATATCGACGGCTCTATCTATGAGCTGGCTGGTGGCCCTGGCAGTAAAGTCGGCACCGGCGGTATGCGCACTAAAATTGAAGCCGCTGACAAGTGCGCCGAAAGCGGCATCCAGACCCTGATTGTCAATGGCAGTAAGGGTGAAGTGTTTGACGCCCTGCTGGATAGCCGCATCCCTGGTACCCGTTTTGTACCGGCCAAAACGCCGGATACGGCGAAAGAGCAATGGCTCAAACATACGCTAATTGCGACCGGTCGTATCGAAGTGGATCAGGGCGCGAAAAAGGCGCTTATACAGACCGGGGCATCCCTGTTACCCGTTGGTATTACCGGAGTGGAAGGTGACTTTACTGCGGGTGATGCGGTGGAAATCTGTCACAACAATGTTCCCTTTGCCAAAGGTGTGGCGCTATACAGTGCTGCAGATTTGAACGCCATCAAAGGGCTATACAGTGAAGATTTCGAAAATGTCATTGGTTATTCCTCTGGCGAAGCGGCCGTTCACCGGGATGATTTGGCGCTACTCTGA
- a CDS encoding glutamate-5-semialdehyde dehydrogenase: MTFSIKQMAQKARIASRQLAKLTSVKKNAVLHSIADNLESMTDSILAANKKDVEAGRQADLAESMLDRLTLSKQAIANIADAVRQIAAQDDPVGSIRDIRRQPSGIEVGKMRIPLGVIAMIYESRPNVTIDAAALCFKAGNAVVLRGGKEALHSNLALAECIKAALQAHNVDPNVVVVVPDPDRAIMNELMTLNEEIDLIIPRGGEGLIRFVSENSRIPVIQHYKGVCHLYVDNAADEAKALGLLQNGKTQRTGVCNALETLLVHKDIAPSFLPMAAAMLAEHKVTVHACAQSIDYFEGAEPATDEDWDTEYLALEIAVRVVDSFDAAVEHLEQYSSGHTEVIATQDYSRAQQFIRSVNSAVVMANASSRFSDGGELGLGAEIGISTSKLHAYGPMGAESLTTEKFIVLGDGHIRQ; the protein is encoded by the coding sequence ATGACTTTTTCGATTAAGCAGATGGCACAAAAAGCAAGAATCGCTTCACGCCAGTTAGCCAAGCTCACATCGGTGAAAAAGAATGCGGTATTGCACAGCATTGCCGATAACCTCGAGTCCATGACTGACAGCATCCTGGCAGCGAATAAAAAAGATGTCGAAGCGGGCCGTCAGGCAGACCTGGCTGAATCCATGCTCGACAGGCTGACGCTGAGTAAGCAAGCCATAGCTAATATCGCCGATGCCGTGCGTCAGATTGCCGCTCAGGATGATCCTGTGGGCAGTATCCGTGATATCCGTCGTCAGCCCAGTGGTATTGAAGTAGGTAAAATGCGCATCCCTCTGGGCGTGATAGCGATGATTTATGAATCCCGTCCGAATGTGACTATTGATGCGGCGGCCCTGTGTTTTAAAGCCGGTAATGCGGTAGTACTGCGTGGCGGTAAAGAAGCACTGCATTCCAACCTCGCCCTGGCTGAATGCATTAAGGCTGCGTTGCAGGCTCACAACGTCGATCCCAACGTCGTGGTGGTGGTGCCGGATCCCGATCGTGCAATCATGAATGAGCTGATGACACTCAATGAAGAGATTGACCTGATTATTCCCCGTGGCGGTGAAGGCCTGATTCGATTCGTGTCTGAAAACAGCCGTATACCGGTGATTCAGCATTATAAAGGCGTGTGCCATCTTTATGTGGATAATGCTGCAGACGAAGCCAAGGCGTTGGGTCTGTTGCAAAACGGTAAGACCCAGCGTACCGGGGTGTGTAATGCTCTTGAGACGTTACTGGTGCATAAAGACATCGCCCCGAGCTTTCTGCCGATGGCTGCAGCTATGCTGGCCGAACACAAGGTCACAGTGCATGCCTGTGCGCAGAGCATAGACTATTTCGAAGGCGCTGAGCCGGCCACCGATGAAGACTGGGATACAGAGTATCTGGCTCTGGAGATTGCCGTGCGGGTGGTAGACAGCTTCGACGCTGCCGTTGAGCATTTAGAGCAATACAGTTCAGGCCATACTGAAGTGATTGCGACCCAGGATTATTCCCGTGCCCAGCAGTTTATCCGCAGCGTTAACTCTGCAGTGGTGATGGCGAATGCCTCATCACGTTTCTCAGATGGCGGTGAACTGGGTCTGGGTGCTGAGATTGGTATCTCCACCAGTAAGCTCCATGCATACGGTCCTATGGGGGCCGAATCCCTTACCACTGAGAAATTTATTGTGCTGGGCGACGGCCATATTCGACAGTAA